The Micromonospora sp. NBC_01740 genome includes a window with the following:
- a CDS encoding class I SAM-dependent methyltransferase, with the protein MRQEDVWDDDTARRYDTPGTGMFAPEVLGPTVDRLAELAGGGAALEFAVGTGRVAVPLAARGVPVSGIELSRPMVERLRTKVDEATVPVVIGDMATATAPGEFSLVYLVYNTISNLLTQSEQVACFRNAARHLAPGGRFVIELWVPELRKLPPGLEATVWSSEPGYIGLDTYDVLRQQVVSHHFRFDESTHAQLFRSPHRYIWPAELDLMGQLAGFELESRHADWSGAEFTADSRSHVSVYRLPATS; encoded by the coding sequence ATGCGACAGGAAGACGTCTGGGACGACGACACCGCCCGCCGCTACGACACCCCGGGCACCGGCATGTTCGCCCCCGAGGTGCTGGGGCCGACCGTGGACCGCCTGGCCGAGCTGGCCGGCGGCGGGGCGGCGCTCGAATTCGCCGTCGGCACCGGCCGGGTGGCCGTCCCGCTCGCCGCGCGCGGGGTGCCGGTCAGCGGCATCGAGCTGTCCCGCCCGATGGTGGAGCGGCTGCGGACGAAGGTGGACGAGGCGACCGTTCCGGTGGTGATCGGTGACATGGCGACCGCCACCGCCCCGGGCGAGTTCTCGCTGGTCTACCTCGTCTACAACACGATCTCGAACCTGCTCACCCAGTCCGAGCAGGTGGCCTGCTTCCGCAACGCCGCCCGCCACCTCGCCCCGGGCGGCCGGTTCGTGATCGAGTTGTGGGTGCCGGAGCTGCGTAAGCTCCCACCGGGCCTGGAGGCGACGGTCTGGTCGTCCGAGCCGGGGTACATCGGCCTCGACACCTACGACGTGCTGCGCCAGCAGGTCGTGTCGCACCACTTCCGGTTCGACGAGAGCACGCACGCCCAGCTGTTCCGGTCGCCGCACCGCTACATCTGGCCGGCGGAGCTGGACCTCATGGGTCAGCTGGCCGGGTTCGAGCTGGAGAGCCGGCACGCGGACTGGTCCGGCGCCGAGTTCACCGCCGACTCGCGGTCGCACGTGTCCGTCTACCGCCTGCCAGCCACGAGCTGA